In Leptodactylus fuscus isolate aLepFus1 unplaced genomic scaffold, aLepFus1.hap2 HAP2_SCAFFOLD_517, whole genome shotgun sequence, the genomic stretch TCCTCTACCCTAAGACCACCAGAGATCCTTACATTACccccactaccctagaccaccaggaatacgtAGTATGTAGTGAGCCCCTTGATGGCTCGGTAGTTTTCTTCTATTCCACACtagagaactacaacccccattacTCAGATCTTATGACATTACTGAGACGGTTACCCCAAACCATTCAGCTCCTTCCTGTGACACAGTAAtagaatactgccctctatggccAGGAGGCCGCCATGTCACCTGCAGAACGTACCGGGCTGGGGGAATAGTTTTTTCTCTCCCATGTGTTTGATGTAAAGTTATAGACGGTCATGTCCTGAAGGGCGGAGTTCAGATCCAGACCTGAGGAAGAAGAGGACAAATCCATTAATATGATCATcaccctcatcatcatcatcatcacaatgACCGGCCTCACCTCCAAATATGTACAGGGCATTGGTGGGGGAGAGGAAGGCCCCGGCGGCGGCGGTGCGGGGGGTGAAGGCCGGGTCCTGACTGCTCACATTGTACCACGTGCCAGAACCCTGGTTGTCAGTCAGAGACAAATCACAGCGCTCGCCAATGAACCCCGGAAAACAGACGCAGCGCTGCGTATCCTGCAAGACAAGGCTTACAGTCAGGAAAGGCTCCAATGCAGCACTGAGAGGGTTAATGCCAGGGgagaacatgctgggagttgtagtgtcccgGCAGTAGCTACCTGGTTACATGTTCCATGGTGGACGTGGCAGTAGGTGCTACAATCTGGAATCTGACAACCGTCTCCGCTCCAGCCGGGGTCACACAGACACTGCGTGTTCTCCTGGCATGTGCCGTGTCCAGAGCAGCCTTGTGGGCACAACGAGAAACTGTAGGTGGCGTTAAAGCCCAGGAGATTGTAATTGGCATCACTGAAGAGATGGAGGAGCATCTGCCACACAAAGGGTTAATCAATGAGATGAAAGAAGGACCGCCCTCCAAAGCACCACAGGACCCGCCCCTTCTGATGCGCCACAGGACCCGCCCCCTCTGATGCGCCACAGGACCCGCCCCCTCTAATGCACCACAGGACCCGCCCCCTCTGATACATTACAGGACCCGCCCCTCCAAAGCACCACAGGACCCGCCCCCTCTGATACATTACAGGACCCGCCCCCTCTGATACATTACAGGACCCGCCCCTCCAAAGCACCACAGGACCCGCCCCCTCTGATACATTACAGGACCCGCCC encodes the following:
- the LOC142188571 gene encoding multiple epidermal growth factor-like domains protein 8, translating into MGPPAGSWLYGWHLLVLLLFQAGTASSGDCKGQRTVLRSLPGFVSDGPGNYSVNGNCEWLIEAPNSNYRVLLRFLFMDTECTYDYLFVYDGDSYSDRLLASLSGSSLPPTLEATSGKMLLHLFSDANYNLLGFNATYSFSLCPQGCSGHGTCQENTQCLCDPGWSGDGCQIPDCSTYCHVHHGTCNQDTQRCVCFPGFIGERCDLSLTDNQGSGTWYNVSSQDPAFTPRTAAAGAFLSPTNALYIFGGLDLNSALQDMTVYNFTSNTWERKNYSPSP